The Aggregatilinea lenta genome includes a region encoding these proteins:
- a CDS encoding dihydrodipicolinate synthase family protein: MNPLRSDQIRGNWAALVLPIDADDRIDFARLADEIDVLVASGVDGLYSNGTTAEFYNQTEAEFDAIHALFAEKCAATGMPFQIGVSHMSPAISLERLRRVRDLHPGAVQVILPDWFPPTDAEAIAFLERMADASAPVGLVLYNPPHAKRKLQPEEIGRLADAVPALLGVKVAGGDADWYARMKAAAPDLSLFVAGHTLATGWGRGAHGAYSNVACLHPRAAQRWTDQMHTDLPAALELETRIQAFMRDCIHPFISDQGYSNQAVDKLLMAVGGWCDVGTRLRWPYRWIPLSEADRLRPIARDLLPEFFV, translated from the coding sequence GTGAACCCCCTGCGCAGTGACCAGATTCGCGGCAACTGGGCCGCACTCGTGCTGCCCATCGACGCCGACGACCGGATCGACTTCGCCCGCCTCGCGGACGAGATCGACGTGCTGGTCGCGTCCGGCGTCGACGGGCTGTATTCCAACGGGACCACGGCGGAGTTCTACAACCAGACCGAAGCCGAGTTCGACGCGATCCACGCGCTCTTTGCCGAAAAATGCGCCGCCACCGGGATGCCGTTCCAGATCGGCGTCAGCCATATGAGTCCGGCGATCTCGCTGGAACGCCTGCGCCGCGTGCGCGACCTGCATCCCGGCGCGGTCCAGGTGATCCTGCCGGACTGGTTCCCGCCCACCGACGCGGAGGCCATCGCGTTTTTGGAGCGCATGGCGGATGCCAGCGCGCCGGTGGGCCTGGTGCTCTACAACCCACCCCACGCCAAACGCAAGCTTCAGCCGGAAGAAATCGGTAGGCTGGCGGATGCCGTGCCCGCGCTGCTGGGCGTCAAGGTGGCGGGCGGCGACGCGGACTGGTACGCGCGTATGAAAGCCGCGGCGCCGGACCTGTCGCTGTTTGTGGCCGGGCACACGCTGGCGACCGGCTGGGGCCGGGGCGCGCACGGCGCGTATTCCAACGTCGCGTGCCTGCATCCCCGCGCCGCGCAGCGCTGGACGGACCAGATGCACACTGATCTGCCCGCCGCGCTGGAGCTGGAAACGCGCATCCAGGCCTTCATGCGCGACTGCATCCACCCCTTCATCAGCGATCAGGGCTATTCGAACCAGGCCGTCGATAAGCTGCTGATGGCAGTTGGCGGTTGGTGCGACGTCGGCACGCGGCTGCGCTGGCCGTATCGCTGGATTCCGCTCAGTGAGGCCGACCGCCTGCGCCCCATCGCGCGTGACTTATTGCCTGAATTCTTCGTCTGA
- a CDS encoding DUF6772 family protein, translating into MNYTIAFPPGLSRFQPLPTILCYDDFDRGTNGWLDLKPNYRFEGFEPRKGPLDLTRWGPTMLSSATFAFPGTHGSMDGTYSLKLATRPVANPYEDIPAPGSLGHAIKRMAMHQPPGLLRFEMWYTYTPEQDRIGLGEKDIRAFGFLFDLQDGQYRYMPGVRYLNSVDGELVQRWQYCNADGVTDAEWEYGMEGWCKRGIDPQWFGRRYADGHTDGFKDVPDGAQHLCYNESDDKINWMYLRLTVDLEKRAYVEMQSGNRVFDLRGLGPTLVPGYANIEGLLNPMLWVETDTDRRVFLYVDSIVISMGPGEKA; encoded by the coding sequence ATGAACTACACGATTGCATTTCCGCCGGGCCTCAGCCGCTTCCAGCCGCTGCCGACCATTCTGTGTTACGACGACTTCGATCGCGGGACCAACGGCTGGCTCGACCTCAAGCCCAATTACCGTTTCGAAGGCTTCGAGCCGCGCAAGGGGCCGCTGGACCTGACGCGCTGGGGGCCGACCATGCTCAGCAGCGCGACCTTTGCCTTCCCTGGCACGCACGGCTCGATGGACGGCACGTACTCGCTCAAGCTGGCCACGCGCCCGGTCGCCAACCCGTACGAGGACATCCCCGCGCCGGGCAGCCTGGGCCACGCGATCAAGCGCATGGCGATGCACCAGCCGCCGGGCCTGCTCCGGTTCGAGATGTGGTACACCTACACGCCGGAACAGGACCGCATCGGCCTGGGCGAAAAAGACATCCGCGCGTTCGGCTTCCTGTTCGACCTGCAAGACGGCCAGTACCGTTACATGCCCGGCGTGCGCTACCTGAATTCAGTCGATGGCGAGCTGGTCCAGCGCTGGCAGTACTGCAACGCGGACGGCGTGACCGACGCCGAATGGGAATATGGCATGGAGGGCTGGTGCAAGCGCGGCATCGATCCGCAGTGGTTCGGGCGGCGCTACGCCGACGGCCACACCGACGGGTTCAAGGATGTGCCGGATGGCGCGCAGCATCTGTGTTACAACGAGAGCGACGACAAGATCAACTGGATGTATCTGCGCCTCACGGTCGATCTCGAAAAGCGCGCGTACGTCGAGATGCAGTCCGGTAACCGGGTGTTCGACCTGCGCGGCCTCGGCCCGACGCTCGTACCGGGGTACGCCAACATCGAGGGCCTGCTGAACCCGATGCTGTGGGTGGAAACCGACACGGATCGGCGCGTGTTCCTTTACGTGGATTCGATCGTGATCTCGATGGGGCCGGGGGAGAAGGCGTGA
- a CDS encoding FadR/GntR family transcriptional regulator → MIHKLRGPALSQSVRDYIKDFIITQKLQAGDPLPSENQLAEDLGVGRSSVREAVKALQSLGIIEARHGNGLFVREWNLDPVLETLEYGLKFNTKSLAELLDIRMWLESAVMYDVVEIIDAATIARLDDLIARWEAQIRAGDYDDALIDADFHRMLYGALDNETMLKLFEVFWIAFRTFKQDPPTPERKLENVFRHRAVIDAVKRGDAEAAKQELVGTYMGLRTSIRARATTEPQPQ, encoded by the coding sequence TTATCATCACACAAAAGCTGCAAGCCGGTGATCCGCTGCCGTCTGAAAACCAGCTGGCGGAAGATCTCGGCGTGGGCCGCAGCTCCGTGCGCGAAGCGGTCAAGGCGCTGCAATCGCTGGGCATCATCGAGGCCCGGCACGGCAACGGCCTGTTCGTGCGCGAGTGGAACCTGGACCCGGTGCTCGAAACGCTCGAATATGGCCTGAAGTTCAACACTAAGTCGCTGGCCGAACTGCTCGATATCCGCATGTGGCTCGAATCCGCCGTGATGTACGATGTGGTCGAGATCATCGACGCCGCGACCATCGCCCGCCTGGACGACCTGATCGCCCGGTGGGAAGCGCAGATCCGCGCGGGCGACTACGACGACGCGCTGATCGACGCCGACTTCCACCGCATGCTCTACGGCGCGCTCGACAACGAAACCATGCTCAAGCTGTTCGAGGTGTTCTGGATCGCGTTCCGCACCTTCAAGCAGGACCCGCCCACCCCGGAACGTAAGCTCGAAAACGTGTTTCGTCACCGCGCGGTGATCGACGCCGTCAAGCGCGGCGATGCCGAAGCCGCCAAGCAGGAGCTGGTGGGCACGTACATGGGCCTGCGCACCAGCATTCGCGCGCGCGCCACGACCGAACCTCAACCGCAATAA
- a CDS encoding FadR/GntR family transcriptional regulator, whose protein sequence is MDANLRRPVLSETVRKHIQRYILEKKLKPGDSLPPEAQLAADLGVGRSSIREAMKSLQSLGIVRVQRGEGFFVRKWNLDPVLETLSYGICFNPAAFRELLQIRIWLESATIGEVVARITPREIAELDTIMQAWKARSDSKAAFADLDEQFHNVLYQTLENDTFASLLRVFWRAFETVNADLAGDADLEIEFQAHLAIFEAIKRRDAVLAQEKLLASFTNLEVRLHGTSC, encoded by the coding sequence ATGGATGCTAACCTCCGGCGACCGGTCCTTAGCGAAACCGTTCGCAAGCACATCCAACGCTATATCCTCGAAAAAAAGCTCAAACCGGGCGATTCTCTGCCGCCGGAAGCGCAGCTTGCCGCCGACCTGGGTGTGGGCCGCAGCTCCATCCGCGAGGCGATGAAGTCGCTGCAATCGCTGGGCATCGTGCGCGTGCAGCGCGGCGAGGGCTTCTTCGTGCGCAAGTGGAACCTGGACCCCGTGCTGGAAACGCTCAGCTATGGGATCTGCTTCAACCCGGCGGCGTTCCGCGAGCTGCTGCAAATCCGCATCTGGCTGGAGTCAGCCACCATCGGCGAGGTCGTCGCGCGGATCACCCCCAGAGAAATTGCAGAGCTGGATACAATAATGCAGGCATGGAAGGCTCGCTCGGATAGCAAGGCCGCCTTTGCAGATCTGGACGAACAGTTTCACAACGTACTTTACCAGACGCTGGAAAACGATACGTTCGCCAGCTTGCTGCGTGTGTTCTGGCGCGCATTCGAAACGGTCAACGCCGATCTGGCGGGCGACGCCGATCTCGAGATCGAGTTCCAGGCGCACCTGGCCATCTTTGAGGCGATCAAGCGCCGCGACGCCGTCTTAGCCCAGGAAAAACTGTTGGCGAGCTTCACGAACCTTGAAGTCCGGCTGCACGGCACGTCCTGTTAA
- a CDS encoding sulfatase family protein has translation MSAPNILYLHSHDTGRTVQPYGYAVPTPSIQRLAEEGMLFRQAFCAAPTCSPSRAALLTGQSPHNCGQVGLANLGVNLRDTHKHLAHTLHGAGYTTALFGVQHVHVDPTLLGYDVIAEVKKDPNRAHPSAKYPAAQTTENAIRFLEATPPQPFFMSVGYFETHRPFPPSDSLNDEKYSLPPAPLPDAPDVRRDMAGFKASARILDRNIGAVLDALERTGLAENTLVICTTDHGLAFPWMKCTLTDHGTGVMLILRGPGGFAGGTVCDALVSHIDLYPTICELAGIPAPDWTQGRSLLPLARGEADAIHDAIFSEINYHVAYEPQRAVRTTRYKYIRHFGARDTVYVANTDSGPSKSALLAAGYADAPIAHEQLYDLLFDPQERRNLADEPELWPMLDEMRARLDAWMQRTDDPLLAGDVPLPPGAVTSPLDEPEAEDWNRRRPPIAWDTRIPVDNRRA, from the coding sequence GTGAGCGCACCGAATATTCTGTACCTGCACTCGCACGACACCGGGCGCACCGTGCAGCCGTACGGTTACGCTGTGCCTACGCCAAGCATCCAGCGACTGGCCGAAGAGGGCATGCTGTTCCGGCAGGCGTTTTGCGCCGCGCCGACTTGCTCCCCCAGCCGCGCCGCGCTGCTGACGGGGCAGAGTCCGCACAACTGCGGGCAGGTCGGGCTGGCGAACCTGGGCGTCAATCTGCGCGATACGCATAAACACCTGGCGCATACGCTGCACGGCGCAGGCTATACCACGGCGCTGTTCGGCGTGCAGCACGTACACGTCGATCCCACGCTGTTGGGCTACGACGTGATCGCGGAGGTGAAGAAAGACCCGAACCGGGCGCACCCGTCCGCCAAGTATCCCGCCGCGCAGACGACCGAGAACGCGATCCGTTTTCTCGAGGCGACCCCACCCCAGCCATTTTTCATGTCGGTCGGCTACTTCGAGACGCACCGGCCCTTCCCGCCTTCCGACAGCCTGAACGACGAGAAATACAGCCTGCCGCCTGCGCCGCTGCCGGACGCGCCCGACGTACGCCGCGACATGGCCGGGTTCAAGGCCAGCGCGCGCATCCTGGACCGCAACATCGGCGCGGTGCTGGATGCGCTGGAGCGAACCGGGCTGGCAGAGAATACGCTGGTAATCTGCACCACCGATCACGGCCTCGCGTTCCCGTGGATGAAGTGCACGCTGACCGACCACGGCACGGGCGTCATGCTGATCCTGCGCGGACCGGGCGGTTTCGCGGGCGGAACGGTCTGCGACGCGCTGGTGTCGCACATCGACCTGTATCCCACGATCTGCGAGCTGGCGGGCATCCCCGCGCCGGACTGGACACAGGGGCGCTCGCTGCTGCCGCTGGCGCGCGGCGAAGCGGACGCGATCCACGACGCGATCTTCTCGGAAATCAACTACCACGTCGCGTACGAACCGCAGCGCGCCGTGCGTACCACGCGCTACAAGTACATCCGGCATTTTGGCGCACGCGATACCGTGTACGTCGCCAACACCGATTCCGGCCCCAGCAAGTCGGCGCTGCTGGCGGCGGGGTACGCCGATGCGCCCATCGCGCACGAACAGCTTTATGACCTGCTGTTCGATCCGCAGGAGCGCCGCAACCTCGCGGACGAGCCGGAGCTGTGGCCCATGCTGGACGAGATGCGCGCGCGCCTGGACGCGTGGATGCAGCGAACGGACGATCCACTGCTGGCGGGCGACGTGCCGCTGCCGCCCGGCGCGGTAACCAGTCCGCTGGACGAACCGGAAGCCGAGGATTGGAACCGGCGGCGTCCGCCGATCGCGTGGGATACGCGCATCCCGGTTGATAACCGCCGCGCATGA
- the opp4C gene encoding oligopeptide ABC transporter permease, with product MTERIESFSNNPIPVVNLEAKARIETPTRIAWRRFRRHRLAFISLILLVIIMVMAIAAPLFTQYEPDAMSLRDRALAPSSEHWLGTDNLGRDMWARTVYGGRVSLEVGLVAAGISTVIGVILGALSGYYGRWVDMVIMRITDVVMTFPPIIIMLTVAAIAGTGLLNVILIIGGLRWPATTRLVRGQYLSLKNQEFVLAARTMGLPDWIIISRHILPSVMAPLMANITFAVSAAILAEAGLSFLGMGIPLPTPTWGNIMENARSLTILQDKPWMWMPAAAATLLTVLCINFVGDGLRDALDPQQQML from the coding sequence GTGACCGAGCGAATCGAATCTTTCTCCAATAACCCAATCCCGGTCGTCAATCTCGAAGCCAAAGCGCGGATCGAGACGCCCACGCGGATCGCGTGGCGGCGGTTCAGGCGTCACCGTCTGGCGTTTATAAGCCTCATTCTACTGGTGATCATCATGGTGATGGCGATCGCTGCGCCGCTGTTCACGCAGTACGAACCGGACGCGATGAGCCTGCGCGACCGCGCGCTGGCACCCAGCAGCGAGCATTGGCTGGGCACGGATAACCTGGGCCGCGATATGTGGGCACGCACCGTGTACGGCGGGCGCGTGTCGCTGGAAGTCGGGCTGGTAGCTGCCGGGATCTCGACGGTGATCGGCGTCATCCTGGGCGCGCTCTCCGGCTATTATGGCCGCTGGGTCGATATGGTCATCATGCGCATCACCGACGTGGTGATGACGTTCCCGCCGATCATCATTATGCTGACGGTCGCCGCCATCGCGGGCACCGGCCTGCTTAATGTGATCCTGATCATCGGCGGCCTGCGCTGGCCTGCCACCACGCGCCTCGTGCGCGGGCAGTACCTGTCGCTCAAGAACCAGGAGTTCGTGCTGGCAGCGCGCACGATGGGCCTGCCGGACTGGATCATCATCTCGCGCCACATCCTGCCGAGTGTGATGGCGCCCCTGATGGCGAACATCACGTTTGCCGTCAGCGCGGCGATCCTGGCCGAAGCCGGGCTGAGCTTCCTGGGCATGGGTATTCCGCTGCCCACGCCGACCTGGGGCAACATCATGGAAAACGCGCGCAGCCTGACCATTCTACAGGACAAGCCCTGGATGTGGATGCCCGCCGCCGCGGCGACCCTGCTGACGGTGCTGTGCATCAACTTCGTGGGCGACGGCCTGCGCGACGCGCTCGATCCGCAGCAGCAGATGTTGTAG
- a CDS encoding ABC transporter ATP-binding protein — MLLEVENLVTRFYTSEGVVNAVNGVSYTVDQGEILAIVGESGCGKSVSVRSIMRLIPQPPGKIESGRVMFKGRDLLKLSDEGMRKIRGDEIAMIFQDPMTSLNPVLTIERQITEVLEQHNKAHGAAARQRATELLEMVSIPNAPARLKDYPYQFSGGMRQRAMIAMALACEPDLLIADEPTTALDVTIQSQIVNLVRRLQQRTHMAVIWITHDLGVVARLAQRVMVMYAGYVVEAAPVKELYADPRHPYTLGLLGSLPRLDAPPNTKLASIPGHPPDQVALPAGCPFAPRCSMVIERCLHEMPPEENVSEQHRVACWRKDETQRANVNGGHRVGEA; from the coding sequence TTGTTGCTGGAAGTCGAAAACCTCGTAACGCGCTTCTATACCAGTGAAGGCGTCGTTAACGCCGTCAACGGCGTGTCCTACACGGTCGACCAGGGCGAGATCCTGGCGATTGTCGGCGAGAGCGGCTGCGGAAAAAGTGTCAGCGTGCGCTCGATTATGCGGCTGATCCCCCAACCGCCCGGCAAGATCGAGTCGGGCCGGGTCATGTTCAAAGGGCGCGACCTGCTGAAGCTCAGCGACGAAGGCATGCGCAAGATCCGTGGCGATGAGATCGCAATGATCTTCCAGGACCCTATGACCTCGCTCAACCCGGTGCTGACCATCGAGCGCCAGATCACCGAAGTGCTCGAACAGCACAACAAGGCGCACGGCGCTGCCGCCAGGCAGCGCGCCACCGAGCTGCTGGAGATGGTGAGCATCCCCAACGCCCCCGCGCGCTTGAAGGATTACCCGTACCAGTTTTCGGGCGGGATGCGCCAGCGCGCCATGATCGCAATGGCGCTGGCGTGCGAGCCGGATCTGCTCATCGCGGACGAGCCGACTACCGCGCTGGACGTCACAATCCAGTCGCAGATCGTGAACCTCGTGCGGCGCTTGCAGCAGCGCACCCACATGGCCGTGATCTGGATCACGCACGACCTGGGCGTGGTCGCGCGGCTGGCGCAGCGGGTGATGGTCATGTACGCCGGGTACGTCGTCGAGGCCGCGCCGGTCAAGGAACTGTATGCCGACCCGCGCCACCCCTATACGCTCGGCCTGCTTGGCTCCCTGCCCCGGCTAGATGCGCCGCCCAACACCAAGCTCGCCTCGATCCCCGGCCACCCACCGGATCAGGTCGCACTGCCTGCGGGCTGCCCGTTCGCGCCGCGCTGCAGCATGGTCATCGAGCGCTGCCTGCACGAGATGCCGCCGGAGGAGAACGTCAGCGAGCAGCACCGGGTCGCCTGCTGGCGCAAGGACGAAACGCAGCGTGCGAACGTAAACGGAGGTCACCGTGTCGGGGAAGCCTAA
- a CDS encoding ABC transporter permease, with protein sequence MGGYVIRRLLISIPVLFLVTFLVFTLIEIAPGDVVDYFISPESMQYTTEADIQRLRERTGLDQPFLVRYGKWLGHLAQGDLGYSFVESKPVGGLIVDHMKNTLPLMGAAWLMGIVFGITLGVFVGLRQYSVWDFSLTGFSFLGLSIPAFISGILGLYIFSVRLGWFPAGGMRTAGGESSLSDSLYHLVLPATTLALMDIARNMRYMRFSMLEVLNQDYITTARAKGLRPRLVNYRHAMRNALLPVVTVTGMSLPQLVAGAVFIETIYSWRGMGTLYLNAVSGRDYPVIMGVNLVFAVMVLGANLLTDIVYSIVDPRVRFEG encoded by the coding sequence ATGGGTGGGTACGTAATACGGCGTCTTTTGATCAGTATCCCTGTATTGTTTTTGGTCACGTTTCTGGTGTTTACCCTGATCGAAATTGCGCCCGGCGATGTCGTGGATTATTTCATCTCGCCTGAGTCGATGCAGTACACGACCGAAGCGGATATTCAGCGCCTGCGCGAGCGAACCGGGCTGGACCAGCCATTCCTGGTGCGCTATGGCAAGTGGCTGGGCCACCTGGCGCAGGGTGACCTGGGGTACAGCTTTGTCGAGAGCAAGCCGGTCGGCGGGCTGATCGTCGATCACATGAAGAACACGCTGCCCCTGATGGGCGCGGCGTGGCTGATGGGCATCGTCTTCGGGATCACCCTCGGCGTGTTCGTCGGCCTCCGGCAGTATTCCGTGTGGGACTTCTCACTGACCGGATTTTCCTTCCTGGGCCTTTCCATCCCGGCGTTTATTTCGGGCATTCTCGGACTCTATATCTTCTCCGTCCGATTAGGCTGGTTCCCGGCGGGCGGGATGCGCACCGCTGGCGGCGAGTCGTCCCTGAGTGACTCGCTGTACCACCTCGTGCTGCCCGCGACCACACTGGCGCTGATGGACATCGCGCGCAACATGCGCTACATGCGCTTCAGCATGCTGGAAGTGCTCAACCAGGACTACATCACCACCGCCCGCGCGAAGGGCCTGCGTCCCCGGCTGGTCAACTACCGGCACGCGATGCGCAACGCGCTGCTGCCCGTGGTCACCGTAACCGGGATGAGCCTGCCGCAGTTGGTGGCGGGTGCGGTGTTCATCGAGACGATCTACAGTTGGCGCGGCATGGGCACGCTCTACCTCAATGCGGTGTCGGGGCGCGACTACCCGGTAATCATGGGCGTCAACCTCGTCTTCGCCGTGATGGTGCTGGGCGCAAACCTGCTGACCGATATTGTTTATTCGATAGTAGACCCACGGGTCCGTTTTGAGGGCTAA
- a CDS encoding sulfatase-like hydrolase/transferase, giving the protein MPPNVLLILTDQQRTDTLGFRGQAPCRTPHVDRLAAEGISFDRAICTAPLCSPSRASIFSAQYPHQVDMMTNHNTLRVPPHLTDALKTRGYYTAYAGKVHFQPEAKPAEIFGSKEEQEARYRLEGFQFKPENADRVIEHWFDRVAGESISEYVAWCEANGLPNGFPYADPRLRTHREPAMSIPQTAVMDMDVQDTIDGWTTQHALRFFEERPHEQPFFLVCSYVGPHPPFKVPEPYYSMYDPADIPEPPNFHDGPNKPRANDTSFYHQLWLDHGDDWAAWQKSMAVYWGYCTLIDDQVGMLLNALEAEGVLDDTLVIFASDHGEMLGSHGLWHKMMPYEEALRVPLVMRLPGTIPAGVPSDAVTSLIDIAPTILSVCGADAPPEYVGRDLSPAFADGAEFQADAYRFAEHRPLGEWHATVEFRLVVDDRYKYVWNQGDLNELYDLQTDPYELDNLIDRPEHAATRSRLRARLAQWMRDTDDPLREAFEKEVS; this is encoded by the coding sequence ATGCCGCCCAATGTTCTTTTGATCCTGACCGACCAGCAGCGCACGGATACGCTCGGCTTTCGGGGGCAGGCACCCTGCCGCACGCCACATGTGGACCGGCTCGCCGCCGAGGGCATTTCGTTCGATCGCGCGATCTGCACCGCGCCGCTGTGCTCGCCGTCGCGCGCGTCGATCTTTTCCGCGCAGTACCCGCATCAGGTCGATATGATGACCAACCACAATACGCTGCGCGTTCCGCCGCATCTGACGGATGCGCTCAAGACACGCGGCTACTACACGGCCTATGCGGGCAAGGTCCATTTCCAGCCGGAGGCCAAACCCGCCGAGATCTTCGGCTCCAAAGAGGAGCAGGAGGCGCGCTACCGCCTGGAAGGGTTCCAGTTCAAGCCGGAAAACGCCGACCGCGTGATCGAGCACTGGTTCGACCGTGTCGCGGGCGAAAGCATTTCCGAGTATGTCGCGTGGTGCGAAGCAAACGGCCTGCCCAACGGCTTCCCCTACGCCGATCCGCGCCTGCGCACGCATCGTGAGCCTGCTATGTCCATTCCGCAGACGGCGGTCATGGACATGGACGTGCAGGACACGATCGACGGCTGGACGACGCAGCACGCGCTGCGCTTCTTCGAGGAACGCCCGCACGAGCAGCCGTTTTTCCTGGTGTGCAGCTACGTGGGGCCGCACCCGCCGTTCAAGGTGCCGGAGCCGTACTACAGCATGTATGACCCGGCGGATATCCCGGAGCCGCCCAACTTCCACGACGGGCCGAACAAGCCCCGCGCTAACGACACCAGCTTTTACCACCAGCTCTGGCTCGATCACGGCGACGACTGGGCCGCGTGGCAGAAGTCGATGGCGGTCTATTGGGGCTACTGCACCCTGATCGACGATCAGGTCGGGATGCTGCTGAACGCGCTCGAAGCCGAGGGCGTGCTGGACGACACGCTGGTGATCTTCGCCTCCGATCACGGCGAGATGCTGGGCAGCCACGGCCTGTGGCACAAGATGATGCCCTACGAAGAGGCGCTGCGTGTCCCGCTGGTGATGCGTTTGCCGGGCACGATCCCGGCGGGCGTACCCAGCGACGCGGTAACCTCGCTGATCGACATCGCGCCGACGATCCTGTCGGTCTGCGGGGCGGACGCGCCGCCGGAGTATGTCGGGCGCGATCTCTCGCCCGCCTTCGCGGACGGAGCCGAGTTCCAGGCGGACGCATACCGCTTCGCGGAGCACAGGCCGCTCGGCGAGTGGCACGCCACGGTCGAGTTCCGGCTGGTGGTGGACGATCGCTACAAGTACGTGTGGAACCAGGGCGACCTGAACGAACTGTACGATCTGCAAACCGATCCCTACGAGCTGGACAACCTGATCGACCGGCCCGAACACGCCGCGACCCGGTCGCGCCTGCGCGCGCGCCTCGCGCAGTGGATGCGCGATACGGACGATCCGTTGAGGGAGGCGTTCGAAAAGGAGGTCTCGTGA
- a CDS encoding ABC transporter substrate-binding protein, with product MTKRLIAIFLVLALMVPAVSMTSAQGDDEQVLYVGLDVGPGGYNNGMPYNYGAGHTMHIKMYSPLFVWNEDSTDIVPFIVESYESNDDFTVWTFKLREDVYFSDGEQLTANDVKFTADFMTSSDINLENFNHINEAFGQIEGFDAHRNGEAEELTGVQVIDDFTFQYTLSTSNPRIYGRMYGTYIFPEHAIDFAPADYQTIDWWYNSDKQVGSGPFSVADYKRDEYLELVPNEYYFLGAPKLDRLVDRYFPDETAAVLALAAGEIDFSYVSPDVLSTLDADTFEIYGGNSYVSIFFHINYNNSPEAWQDLLVRQAFMYAIDRQAIADVVLEGTHMVLPCLVPIESVYTDSLNDYAYDPDKAKALLAEAGVDPADLGTVDWVTHPGYANPLMKDAVQASQAYLADIGIQAEMRYLDLPTWRTTYLAEGYQMGFRGQAYAIFSPPLAALYTNAGGQGGDINGWDFVATGFEDVVNQALSAPTYDEYTAKLGELCQMENEQLPWLPMWVGERYGALNTRVKDFYWYPAGGGGPYDDHAEQWYVED from the coding sequence ATGACCAAGAGACTCATTGCGATTTTCCTCGTCCTCGCCCTGATGGTTCCCGCCGTCTCCATGACCTCGGCACAGGGCGACGACGAGCAGGTGCTCTACGTGGGCCTGGACGTTGGCCCCGGCGGTTATAACAATGGCATGCCCTACAACTACGGTGCCGGGCACACCATGCACATCAAGATGTACTCGCCGCTGTTCGTCTGGAACGAAGACTCGACCGACATCGTGCCGTTCATCGTGGAGAGCTACGAGTCCAACGACGACTTTACGGTGTGGACGTTCAAGCTGCGTGAAGATGTCTACTTCTCGGACGGCGAGCAGCTCACGGCCAACGACGTCAAGTTCACCGCCGACTTCATGACTTCGTCCGACATCAACCTCGAAAACTTCAACCACATTAACGAGGCATTCGGACAGATCGAAGGCTTTGACGCGCATCGCAACGGCGAGGCGGAAGAGCTGACCGGCGTTCAGGTGATTGACGACTTCACCTTCCAGTATACGCTGAGCACCTCCAATCCCCGCATCTATGGCCGTATGTACGGCACGTACATCTTCCCGGAACACGCGATTGACTTCGCCCCGGCGGACTATCAGACCATCGACTGGTGGTATAATTCCGACAAGCAGGTCGGGTCCGGCCCGTTCTCGGTGGCCGACTACAAGCGCGATGAGTACCTCGAGCTGGTCCCGAACGAGTACTACTTCCTGGGCGCGCCCAAGCTCGATCGCCTGGTGGACCGTTACTTCCCGGATGAGACCGCTGCTGTCCTCGCGCTGGCGGCGGGCGAGATCGACTTCTCTTACGTCAGCCCGGACGTGCTTTCGACGCTCGACGCGGACACGTTCGAGATCTACGGCGGCAATTCGTATGTGTCGATCTTCTTCCATATCAACTACAACAACTCGCCTGAAGCATGGCAGGATCTGCTCGTGCGCCAGGCGTTCATGTACGCCATCGACCGTCAGGCCATCGCGGATGTCGTGCTCGAAGGCACCCACATGGTGCTGCCGTGCCTCGTCCCCATCGAGAGCGTTTACACCGACAGCCTGAACGACTACGCGTATGATCCTGACAAGGCGAAGGCGCTGTTGGCCGAAGCCGGTGTCGATCCCGCCGACCTGGGCACGGTCGACTGGGTCACCCACCCTGGTTATGCCAACCCGTTGATGAAGGACGCCGTCCAGGCGTCACAGGCGTATCTGGCCGACATCGGCATTCAGGCCGAAATGCGTTACCTGGATCTGCCGACCTGGCGTACGACCTACCTGGCCGAAGGTTACCAGATGGGCTTCCGTGGTCAGGCGTATGCCATCTTCAGCCCGCCGCTGGCCGCGCTCTACACCAATGCTGGTGGGCAGGGTGGCGACATCAATGGTTGGGACTTCGTCGCGACCGGCTTTGAGGATGTCGTGAATCAGGCGCTGTCCGCCCCGACCTACGACGAATACACCGCCAAGCTGGGCGAGCTGTGCCAGATGGAAAACGAGCAGCTGCCCTGGCTGCCCATGTGGGTTGGCGAGCGTTACGGCGCGCTGAACACCCGCGTCAAGGACTTCTACTGGTATCCCGCCGGTGGTGGTGGCCCTTACGACGACCACGCCGAGCAGTGGTACGTCGAGGACTGA